One Megalops cyprinoides isolate fMegCyp1 chromosome 23, fMegCyp1.pri, whole genome shotgun sequence genomic region harbors:
- the LOC118770520 gene encoding protein arginine N-methyltransferase 8-B-like, with translation MGLKHSSRCMLLRRKMAETENPEPPISVAPSQSVQPAPLPKPVPSVHHVPLTPHTPHPAALPSCPGRGKMAKFLNPEEMTSRDYYFDSYAHFGIHEEMLKDEVRTLTYRNSMYHNKHVFKDKIVLDVGSGTGILSMFAAKAGARHVYGIECSSISEYSEKIIKSNHLDNVITIFKGKVEEVELPVEQVDIIISEWMGYCLFYESMLNTVIFARDKWLKPGGLMFPDRAALYVVAIEDRQYKDFKIHWWENVYGFDMTCIRNVAMKEPLVDIVDPKQVVTNSCLIKEVDIYTVKTEDLSFTSAFCLQIQRNDYVHALVTYFNIEFTKCHKKTGFSTAPDAPYTHWKQTVFYLEDYLTVRRGEEIFGSIAMKPNEKNNRDLDFTVELDFKGQLCEAAISHDYKMR, from the exons ATGGGATTGAAACACTCCTCCCGCTGTATGCTCCTACGGAGAAAAATGGCGGAGACTGAAAACCCAGAG CCACCAATCAGCGTCGCCCCCTCCCAGTCCGTGCAGCCTGCCCCCCTGCCGAAGCCTGTGCCGTCCGTCCACCATGTGCCACTCACCCCCCACACGCCCCACCCCGCCGCCCTTCCCAGCTGCCCCGGACGCGGGAAGATGGCCAAGTTCCTCAACCCCGAGGAGATGACCTCCAGGGACTACTACTTCGACTCCTACGCCCACTTCGGCATCCACGAG GAGATGCTGAAGGACGAGGTGAGGACGCTCACCTACAGGAACTCCATGTACCACAACAAGCACGTCTTCAAGGACAAGATTGTCCTGGATGTGGGCAGCGGGACCGGCATTCTCTCCATGTTCGCGGCCAAAGCGGGAGCCAGGCACGTGTACGGG attgaGTGCTCCAGTATATCGGAATACTCAGAGAAGATCATCAAGTCCAACCACCTGGACAATG TCATCACCATCTTCAAAGGcaaggtggaggaggtggagctgccGGTGGAGCAGGTGGACATCATCATCTCCGAGTGGATGGGCTATTGCCTCTTCTACGAGTCCATGCTGAACACCGTCATCTTTGCCAGGGACAAATGGCTG AAACCGGGGGGGTTGATGTTTCCAGATCGGGCTGCCCTGTATGTGGTGGCCATCGAGGACAGGCAGTACAAGGACTTTAAAATACACT GGTGGGAAAACGTATACGGCTTTGACATGACTTGCATTCGGAACGTGGCCATGAAGGAGCCGCTGGTGGACATTGTGGACCCTAAGCAGGTGGTGACCAACTCCTGCTTAATAAAG GAAGTGGACATCTACACGGTCAAGACGGAAGACCTCTCCTTCACCTCCGCCTTCTGCCTTCAGATCCAGCGCAATGACTACGTCCACGCTCTGGTCACCTACTTCAACATCGAGTTCACCAAATGTCACAAGAAGACGGGCTTCTCTACAG CTCCTGATGCTCCATACACACACTGGAAGCAGACGGTGTTCTACCTGGAGGACTACCTGACCGTCCGCAGGGGGGAGGAGATTTTTGGCAGCATCGCCATGAAGCCCAATGAGAAGAACAAC CGTGATCTGGACTTCACCGTCGAGCTGGACTTCAAAGGGCAGCTGTGCGAGGCGGCCATCTCCCACGACTACAAGATGCGCTAA